The Tamandua tetradactyla isolate mTamTet1 chromosome 18, mTamTet1.pri, whole genome shotgun sequence genome contains a region encoding:
- the FAM210A gene encoding protein FAM210A, with the protein MQWHALRTVSWLTHRTWLDPHRVGVWGHCHGLKGLFLLCNAESKVVLTQGYQRQWLHIPAAQCTAKARKLSDASSPRPGVHHHKHWEQDILSKRFASSSAKSQGAPAGKKEEPDPLQDKSISLFQRFKKTFRQYGKVLIPVHLITSGVWFGTFYYAAIKGVNVVPFLELMGLPDSIVSILKNSQTGNALTAYALFKIATPARYTVTLGGTSLAVKYLRRSGHMSTPPPVKEYLQDRMEETKELLTEKMEETKDRLTEKLQETKEKVSFKKKVE; encoded by the exons ATGCAATGGCATGCTCTACGGACTGTATCCTGGCTGACACATAGGACATGGCTGGACCCACATAGAGTTGGTGTTTggggacattgtcatggcctaaAGGGACTGTTCCTTTTGTGTAATGCTGAATCCAAAGTAGTTCTGACACAGGGCTATCAAAGGCAGTGGCTGCACATACCTGCTGCCCAGTGCACTGCAAAGGCAAGGAAGCTCTCTGATGCCTCCTCACCCAGACCTGGGGTCCATCATCATAAACACTGGGAGCAAGATATTTTGTCTAAGAGATTTGCTTCGTCCAGTGCTAAATCCCAAGGAGCTCctgcaggaaagaaggaagaacctGATCCTTTACAAGACAAATCTATTAGTTTGTTTCAACGATTTAAGAAAACATTTCGACAATACGGAAAAGTTTTGATTCCAGTGCACCTAATAACTTCTGGTGTTTGGTTTGGAACATtttattatgcagccataaa AGGAGTGAATGTTGTTCCTTTTCTGGAACTGATGGGCTTACCTGACAGCATCGTAAGCATCCTGAAAAACTCCCAGACTGGAAACGCGCTCACGGCGTATGCCCTGTTCAAG ATTGCCACCCCTGCCCGCTACACGGTGACCCTGGGAGGGACTTCCCTCGCCGTGAAGTACTTGCGTCGCAGCGGCCACATGTCCACCCCTCCCCCGGTTAAGGAGTACCTGCAGGACAGGATGGAAGAGACAAAGGAGCTCCTCACGGAGAAGATGGAAGAGACCAAGGACAGGCTCACTGAGAAGCTGCAGGAAACCAAAGAAAaagtttcttttaagaaaaaagtagaatAG